In Bacteriovorax stolpii, a single genomic region encodes these proteins:
- the mraY gene encoding phospho-N-acetylmuramoyl-pentapeptide-transferase, which yields MLYHLLYPHHHLFNIFKYITFRTGIAFLIATVLSIIWGHYFIDFMKKKQFGQIIRSDGPESHFKKKGTPTMGGVFMLGSIFVTTLICGNFFSMPLKITLGVTFSYFLLGFYDDYLKVLKKDTKGVSAKGKLVWQFGTALAAMYVMVSQNIINTDVYFPFFKSPIIDLGYWYILFGSIVIVGFSNAVNLTDGLDGLAIGPIMVSAATMGLLTYVTGHKEISQYLYIPYFEGMGEITVLTAAIIGAGIGFLWYNSYPAQIFMGDVGSLSLGGTLGTIAVLAKSEFLFVVIGGIFVIEALSVIIQVASFKTRGVRVFKMAPIHHHFEKLGWPETKVTVRFWIISVCLAIMALSTLKTR from the coding sequence ATGCTTTACCATTTACTCTACCCACACCACCACCTGTTTAACATCTTCAAGTACATCACTTTTAGAACCGGGATTGCTTTTCTAATAGCGACAGTTCTTTCGATTATCTGGGGGCACTACTTCATCGACTTCATGAAGAAGAAGCAGTTTGGACAAATCATCAGAAGCGACGGCCCTGAGTCTCACTTTAAGAAAAAAGGGACTCCGACTATGGGCGGTGTGTTCATGTTGGGGAGTATTTTTGTTACGACCCTGATCTGCGGAAACTTTTTTTCTATGCCGCTTAAGATCACTTTAGGGGTTACATTTTCTTATTTCCTACTTGGTTTTTATGACGATTACCTGAAAGTTTTAAAGAAAGACACGAAGGGTGTTTCGGCCAAGGGGAAACTTGTTTGGCAGTTCGGGACAGCTCTTGCTGCCATGTATGTTATGGTGAGTCAAAACATCATCAACACTGATGTGTACTTTCCTTTCTTTAAATCCCCGATTATTGATCTTGGTTACTGGTACATCCTGTTTGGATCAATCGTTATTGTTGGATTTAGTAACGCAGTTAACCTAACGGATGGTCTCGATGGTCTGGCGATTGGGCCAATCATGGTAAGCGCGGCGACGATGGGTCTTTTAACTTACGTTACTGGTCACAAAGAAATCTCTCAGTATCTCTACATCCCATACTTCGAGGGCATGGGAGAGATCACTGTCTTAACTGCGGCTATTATAGGTGCAGGAATCGGCTTTTTGTGGTATAACTCATACCCAGCTCAAATTTTCATGGGCGATGTTGGCTCCCTATCTTTAGGGGGAACATTGGGTACGATTGCAGTGCTTGCGAAGTCTGAATTCTTGTTCGTAGTTATCGGCGGAATTTTTGTTATCGAAGCTCTTTCAGTTATTATCCAGGTTGCTTCATTTAAAACACGCGGAGTACGCGTTTTTAAAATGGCACCAATCCACCATCACTTCGAAAAACTTGGCTGGCCGGAGACGAAGGTAACAGTTCGCTTCTGGATTATCAGTGTGTGTCTGGCAATCATGGCACTCTCGACATTAAAGACTAGATAG
- a CDS encoding UDP-N-acetylmuramoyl-tripeptide--D-alanyl-D-alanine ligase has translation MVSSKLLFKLKSVKTMTSAFDHKGREFELKINTDSRSFQAGETFVALVGENFDAFNYLESVLSLDAKVVVFNSTKEREELVPMLAAFYPKTLFITVTDTLLFIQELARLHIEGWRKADKDRKIIGVTGSNGKTTHKEMIYFLLNSIFPGKVLATKGNLNNHIGVPLTVFRLNKKHKVAIIEMGMNHAGEIKVLCDIAKPEHGMITNIGAAHIEFLKTMEAIFKEKGTLYDSVVKNAKGKGSFVVNADDPYLAKLKKSKGLVTYGEKNGDIKINIDGDEISFNIDKKNVWINNKNIFEHHNLKNLAGTTIFAMSLFPKKIKELTLAASNYEQPNMNRSQWVDNIFLDAYNANPSSMRVSLDSFVTVMKNKGVSLDDCYFVLGDMNELGDHAPQMHKEIAEHVKSLGIKNVTFIGRYREFYLNGYPDPVSHYHTKEEFFSEWKDVRKKYKFVFVKASRSLQLETLMGIV, from the coding sequence ATGGTTTCTTCAAAACTTCTTTTTAAACTTAAATCAGTTAAGACGATGACGAGCGCTTTTGATCATAAAGGGCGCGAGTTCGAATTAAAAATTAATACAGATTCACGCAGTTTTCAGGCGGGAGAGACTTTTGTGGCCCTGGTTGGGGAGAACTTCGATGCTTTTAATTACCTTGAAAGTGTTTTAAGCCTGGATGCCAAGGTGGTGGTTTTTAACTCGACCAAAGAGCGCGAAGAGCTAGTGCCAATGCTGGCAGCTTTTTATCCAAAAACTCTTTTTATTACGGTAACGGATACACTGCTTTTTATTCAGGAGCTTGCTCGTTTACATATTGAGGGCTGGAGAAAAGCGGATAAAGACAGAAAGATCATTGGGGTGACGGGATCAAATGGGAAAACAACTCATAAAGAAATGATTTATTTTCTTCTCAATTCAATTTTTCCTGGAAAAGTCCTGGCGACTAAAGGGAACCTGAATAACCATATTGGGGTTCCACTTACAGTTTTTAGACTGAATAAAAAACATAAAGTGGCCATCATTGAAATGGGAATGAATCACGCCGGTGAGATTAAAGTTCTTTGTGATATCGCAAAGCCTGAGCACGGAATGATCACTAATATTGGAGCGGCCCACATCGAATTTTTAAAAACGATGGAAGCAATCTTTAAAGAAAAAGGAACCCTTTACGATTCAGTTGTTAAAAATGCCAAAGGCAAGGGATCGTTCGTGGTGAATGCCGATGACCCTTACCTGGCAAAACTTAAAAAATCAAAAGGCCTTGTGACTTATGGAGAAAAGAACGGGGATATAAAAATTAATATCGATGGAGATGAGATTTCTTTTAACATCGACAAGAAAAACGTGTGGATAAATAATAAAAATATTTTTGAGCACCACAATCTAAAAAACCTGGCAGGGACAACGATCTTTGCGATGAGCTTATTCCCAAAAAAGATTAAAGAATTAACATTGGCAGCTTCAAATTATGAGCAGCCAAATATGAACAGGTCGCAATGGGTAGATAACATCTTCCTTGATGCCTATAATGCCAACCCGAGTTCAATGCGCGTGTCACTGGATTCATTTGTGACAGTTATGAAAAATAAAGGCGTCTCACTTGATGACTGCTACTTTGTGTTAGGTGATATGAACGAACTGGGAGACCATGCCCCACAGATGCATAAAGAGATTGCTGAGCATGTAAAATCTTTGGGTATTAAAAACGTAACATTCATTGGAAGATACCGTGAATTTTATCTAAACGGTTACCCGGATCCAGTTAGTCATTATCATACAAAAGAAGAGTTTTTTTCTGAATGGAAAGACGTTAGAAAAAAATACAAGTTCGTCTTCGTGAAGGCGAGCCGCTCTTTACAACTAGAAACCCTGATGGGTATAGTTTAA
- a CDS encoding Mur ligase family protein, whose product MNKKELVDVLNADIASRNTLTQLDGVVSNITTNLQTATEADVVFYKVHNNEKSIEDFNKRLKGKNPGLIVLNHGAESLVKADNCIFVDAAKFLILQKKVLDIMFPNKGLMKIIGVTGTNGKTTTVNLAMQISTQLGHPAISVGTIGVQDANGALIEDLESTTPSYVEFRKIIHRFQEKYQACFVEVSSHALAQDRIYDIALDAAAWTSFSQDHLDYHKTMEEYFDAKMLIEKKYLKEGKSLVVPSFEKDLYQNILKKNPNAHVKVARTLDERKMMERPLFYHSSYNQSNAEVALQLNSDLWGEDKIDSLSLKNIKTPLGRFSVIEMDNEGMAIVDYAHTPDALINIGEAIKKAFPNHSLTVVFGCGGNRDKTKRPLMGKAVAGFADKVVVTSDNPRDEAPEDIIIDIIAGISTGYEAVVDRKKAILFALEAMKKKEIVLIAGKGHEEYQEIKGVKHPFSDFNIVSQFKRG is encoded by the coding sequence ATGAACAAAAAAGAACTTGTCGACGTTTTAAATGCAGACATTGCCTCTAGAAACACCCTGACTCAACTTGATGGTGTTGTAAGTAACATTACAACTAATCTACAGACGGCGACTGAGGCCGATGTGGTTTTCTATAAAGTTCATAATAATGAAAAATCAATTGAAGATTTTAACAAGCGCCTGAAAGGAAAAAATCCTGGATTGATTGTTTTAAATCATGGGGCCGAATCTTTGGTAAAGGCCGACAATTGTATCTTTGTTGATGCGGCTAAATTTCTTATTCTACAAAAGAAAGTTTTAGATATCATGTTTCCAAATAAAGGCCTGATGAAAATTATCGGTGTTACCGGGACTAACGGAAAGACAACAACGGTTAACCTGGCGATGCAAATCAGCACTCAACTTGGTCACCCGGCGATTTCAGTGGGAACAATTGGTGTCCAGGATGCGAACGGAGCCTTGATTGAGGATTTGGAATCAACAACACCTTCATATGTTGAATTCAGAAAAATCATTCACCGCTTTCAGGAAAAGTACCAGGCATGTTTTGTGGAAGTAAGCTCTCATGCTCTTGCTCAAGACAGAATTTATGACATTGCTTTAGATGCAGCAGCGTGGACAAGTTTTTCTCAGGACCATCTCGATTACCATAAAACGATGGAAGAGTATTTCGATGCCAAGATGCTGATCGAAAAGAAATACCTGAAAGAGGGAAAGAGCCTTGTTGTTCCTTCTTTTGAAAAAGACCTTTACCAAAACATCTTGAAGAAAAATCCAAATGCACATGTAAAGGTGGCAAGGACTCTTGATGAAAGAAAGATGATGGAGAGACCACTTTTTTATCATTCATCATATAATCAAAGTAATGCTGAAGTAGCATTGCAATTAAACTCAGATCTTTGGGGAGAAGATAAGATCGACTCCTTGAGTTTAAAAAACATCAAAACTCCATTGGGAAGATTTTCAGTTATTGAGATGGACAACGAAGGCATGGCCATCGTTGATTACGCCCATACTCCGGATGCTTTGATCAATATCGGAGAGGCCATCAAAAAAGCTTTCCCGAATCATTCATTAACTGTGGTTTTTGGTTGTGGTGGAAACCGCGATAAAACCAAAAGACCTCTGATGGGAAAGGCCGTGGCCGGATTTGCAGATAAAGTTGTCGTGACATCAGACAATCCTCGCGACGAAGCACCGGAAGATATTATTATCGACATCATCGCCGGTATCAGCACCGGTTACGAAGCGGTTGTCGACCGTAAAAAAGCTATCCTTTTTGCACTTGAAGCTATGAAGAAGAAAGAAATCGTTCTGATCGCTGGAAAAGGGCATGAAGAGTATCAGGAAATTAAGGGTGTGAAGCACCCATTTAGTGACTTCAATATCGTTTCTCAATTTAAACGCGGATAA
- the murD gene encoding UDP-N-acetylmuramoyl-L-alanine--D-glutamate ligase, whose product MEMERFKGKKVLIVGIGKTGFSLINFFNKLECEIRVTDIKPIFDLNKSVKKLKKIEPPLEMTFGEHKDEDFLEADVIVYSAAVNPNLPQLELARKNGKEVYSDFALAYKLCKKPVIAVCGSFGRTTIAAMIGFTLKVDGKNVFVGGTSEMPFIEYCLLPNMNEIDYVVVEVSAIQMKSLQDFHPKLVVFPNIGENFSKANFASVSEYIETKLSIIKKLSPEDTLVANYDSLANNAFFRNANCQLYWYSRRSYVTLGVMNEIQGTHFHDRRIHSNINYHSEFKVSKMRIVGQNNRENLMAAVTACKALDVSDDAIQTCIEKFPGIPNRMEFIMEKNGVSFYNDSKAETMPEMLASLKSFKEPVILIAGGKDNEDLNFDPFAKDMIGNARVLVLVGECKERLNRALGDHNQTYIVGSFEESVLFAYQKSRTGDVILLSPGNPASDFFRDYEERGNYFKKLVYQL is encoded by the coding sequence ATGGAAATGGAAAGATTTAAAGGTAAGAAAGTTCTTATCGTAGGTATTGGCAAAACTGGTTTTTCTCTGATCAATTTCTTCAACAAATTAGAATGTGAAATCAGAGTCACAGATATCAAGCCTATCTTTGACCTTAACAAGTCAGTTAAGAAGCTTAAGAAAATCGAACCACCTCTAGAGATGACTTTCGGTGAACACAAAGACGAAGACTTCCTGGAAGCAGACGTTATTGTTTACTCAGCGGCAGTTAATCCAAATCTTCCTCAGTTAGAATTAGCACGCAAAAACGGGAAAGAAGTTTATTCAGACTTCGCTCTTGCTTATAAACTTTGTAAAAAACCAGTTATCGCTGTTTGTGGATCTTTTGGTCGTACAACAATTGCAGCGATGATCGGCTTTACTCTAAAAGTTGATGGGAAAAACGTATTTGTTGGTGGAACATCAGAAATGCCATTCATCGAGTACTGCCTTCTTCCAAACATGAACGAAATTGATTACGTGGTTGTGGAAGTTTCCGCAATCCAAATGAAATCACTTCAGGATTTCCATCCGAAGCTGGTTGTTTTCCCGAACATCGGAGAGAACTTCTCAAAAGCAAACTTCGCTTCAGTTTCTGAATACATTGAAACTAAACTTTCAATCATTAAAAAACTTTCTCCAGAAGATACACTGGTAGCAAACTATGATTCACTTGCTAACAATGCGTTCTTTAGAAATGCGAACTGCCAGCTTTACTGGTACTCTCGCCGCTCGTATGTAACTCTTGGGGTAATGAACGAGATTCAAGGAACTCACTTCCACGACAGAAGAATCCACTCGAACATTAACTATCACTCAGAGTTTAAAGTTTCTAAAATGAGAATCGTGGGACAAAACAACCGCGAAAACCTAATGGCAGCAGTAACTGCTTGTAAGGCCCTTGATGTAAGTGACGATGCAATCCAAACTTGTATTGAGAAATTCCCAGGGATTCCTAATCGTATGGAATTCATCATGGAGAAAAACGGCGTAAGCTTCTACAACGATTCAAAAGCTGAAACTATGCCAGAAATGCTGGCTTCACTTAAATCATTCAAAGAGCCAGTTATTTTGATTGCTGGTGGTAAAGACAACGAAGACCTTAACTTCGATCCATTTGCTAAGGACATGATCGGCAACGCTCGCGTTCTAGTTCTGGTTGGAGAGTGTAAGGAGAGATTAAACAGAGCTCTTGGTGATCATAACCAGACCTACATTGTCGGTTCATTTGAAGAGTCAGTTCTGTTTGCTTACCAAAAATCTAGAACAGGAGATGTTATTCTTCTGTCTCCAGGAAACCCGGCATCGGATTTCTTCCGCGACTACGAAGAGCGCGGGAACTATTTCAAGAAACTCGTTTATCAATTATAA